Proteins co-encoded in one Aspergillus fumigatus Af293 chromosome 6, whole genome shotgun sequence genomic window:
- a CDS encoding MATE family efflux transporter — MVRSQGSRSLNADEQTYHGRRMSSSPLAETAIARDLENYADNEDSINNTEDEEHSEASTVRAINSQPGTTPHSLVGSYQRPSFFTTVSHSTVVPHRGEPECLSWRERDQAIEEERRLLADNHVIPDKIRAGDQNGRRRRFSGLLSRSLRSGDSLESSSGVERRERTEAVAVPTETTSLLEAGNGGSGYSLRDAEAIDRKWEEAVVAGLIHTTWKREALVISRYAAPLTVTFLLQYSLTVASIFSVGHLGKKELGAVSLASMTANITGYAVYQGLATSLDTLCSQAYGSGKKKLVGLQMQKMVFFLWTITIPIALIWFFADMILLRIVPEKEVAKLAGLYLKVVALGAPGYACFESGKRYMQAQGLFSASLFVLLICAPFNAFMNWFLVWKVGLGFVGAPISVAITDWLMPFFLFLYVYFVAGSECWNGLTNRAFRNWGPMIQLALPGLVMVEAECLAFEVLTLASSWLGTTPLAAQSILSTIASITFQIPFPVSISGSTRVANLIGATLVDAAKTSAKVTMGGAVIVGLLNMIVLSSLRHYIPLLFTSDEEVIKLVAGVLPLCAAFQLFDALAANCNGIMRGIGRQEIGGYVQLFSYYAIAMPISFGTTFGLNWGLFGLWSGVAIALCLVSIIEMIFLTRADWNRAVTDALRRNAMA, encoded by the exons ATGGTTCGCTCTCAAGGCAGTCGCTCGCTCAACGCAGATGAGCAAACATATCACGGTCGTCGCATGTCCAGCTCCCCTCTGGCGGAAACAGCAATTGCTCGAGATCTTGAAAACTATGCCGATAATGAAGACTCCATAAATAAcactgaagacgaagaacaCTCCGAGGCATCGACCGTACGTGCGATCAATAGTCAGCCCGGTACAACCCCCCATTCTTTAGTTGGCTCTTACCAACGGCCCAGCTTTTTCACTACTGTATCGCATAGCACAGTTGTTCCGCACCGAGGAGAGCCGGAATGTCTTTCGTGGAGGGAGCGCGACCAGGCAATCGAAGAGGAAAGACGACTTCTGGCGGATAATCATGTTATTCCGGATAAAATCAGAGCAGGTGACCAGAACGGACGGCGGCGTAGATTCAGCGGCCTTCTGTCCCGCAGCCTCAGGTCTGGAGATTCACTGGAGTCCAGCAGTGGAGTGGAGAGGCGGGAGAGGACGGAAGCTGTTGCTGTACCAACAGAAACTACCTCTCTGCTTGAAGCTGGGAATGGTGGCTCTGGCTATAGCCTGAGAGATGCTGAAGCGATTGATCGAAAGTGGGAAGAAGCGGTAGTTGCCGGTCTGATACATACAACATGGAAGCGAGAAGCTCTGGTGATAAGCCGATACGCTGCTCCGCTTACTGTTacctttcttcttcagtatTCCCTGACAGTAGCGAGCATATTCAGTGTGGGTCATCTTGGCAAGAAGGAGCTCGGTGCTGTCAGCTTGGCAAGTATGACTGCAAACATCACCGGCTACGCAG TTTACCAAGGTTTAGCGACTAGCTTGGACACTCTCTGCTCGCAAGCATATGGATctggaaagaagaagcttgtTGGTCTGCAAATGCAGAAGatggtcttcttcctttggaCTATTACCATTCCTATTGCATTGATTTGGTTTTTTGCCGACATGATCCTGCTGAGAATTGTTCCGGAGAAAGAGGTTGCCAAGTTGGCAGGTTTATATCTGAAGGTGGTTGCTCTAGGCGCACCAGGGTATGCTTGCTTTGAGAGCGGGAAACGGTACATGCAGGCACAGGGATTGTTCTCGGCATCCCTCTTCGTTCTGTTGATTTGCGCCCCGTTTAACGCATTCATGAATTGGTTCCTCGTCTGG AAAGTTGGATTGGGTTTTGTTGGTGCACCGATCTCGGTCGCCATTACCGATTGGCTAATGCCATTCTTCCTGTTTCTCTACGTGTACTTCGTTGCGGGCTCAGAATGCTGGAATGGCTTGACAAATCGTGCATTTCGAAACTGGGGTCCGATGATCCAGCTTGCACTTCCCGGATTGGTCATGGTGGAGGCCGAATGCCTTGCCTTTGAAGTCTTAACTCTGGCATCGTCATGGCTTGGCACAACTCCCCTCGCTGCGCAGTCGATCTTGTCTACGATCGCAAGCATTACGTTCCAAATTCCGTTCCCAGTGTCTATCTCCGGCAGTACTCGCGTCGCAAATCTCATCGGTGCAACGCTTGTGGATGCCGCGAAGACTTCCGCGAAGGTGACCATGGGAGGTGCGGTCATCGTCGGTCTGTTGAATATGATCGTCCTCTCGTCTCTGCGCCATTACATTCCCCTTTTGTTCACTTCAGATGAGGAAGTGATCAAGCTCGTAGCTGGAGTGCTACCTCTCTGCGCAGCGTTTCAGCTTTTTGACGCCCTCGCGGCTAACTGCAATGGTATCATGCGCGGTATTGGAAGGCAAGAAATTGGAGGTTACGTCCAGCTGTTTTCATACTACGCCATTGCGATGCCGATCAGCTTTGGCACAACTTTCGGACTGAATTGGGGTCTGTTTGGTCTCTGGTCCGGAGTCGCTATTGCGCTTTGTCTCGTCTCGATCATCGAGATGATCTTCCTCACTCGGGCAGATTGGAATAGGGCTGTAACTGATGCCCTTCGCAGAAACGCAATGGCATAA